The following nucleotide sequence is from Leptolyngbyaceae cyanobacterium.
CTCAACACGTTAGAACCCAGAAAAAGATCGCCTCCTGCCAAATTAGTAGGCCATAATTCTGGTATATCTGCTTTCTGGGAAAATCCCGGCCAAGCAAGGAGCGCTTTTCTCTTAGCTGGGGTACATAAACCTTCTTCAACTAGATAATCTAAAAATGTTTGCCAGCGCGGTTCATCGTAAGGCTGCTTTTCCAAAAAACATTCCAAACCAATTCTGGGATGAATAGTATCGCCAACATCAAAAGTTAATGCAATGGAGTCTACAAACTCAGATAGAATTGCTACAAGAGATTTAAACTTATTTGTTGTATCGATCCAACCAATTTTATCTAAAAAATTACATAATTCTTGCGAGGGAATTTCTTTTACAACTATCCTTATCTCCTGAGTTGGTCGAGACAGCATTGCTCCAATGTGTGCGATTCTGGCCTTATTAGGTAGGCAATTAGCACAAAGCAGAAGATTCGATTCTAGTATTGAGTCAGTTCGATAGTTAAGTAACCTGAGAATTGTTTTGATAAAATATTGAAACTCTCTGATATTATCCTTATTCAGTGATAAGAAAAAACAGGGAATTGGCACTTGAGAGGATCGATCGGGTAAATCGAATTCTAGCCAGAGTCGGTCAACATTTCGGTGTAGGAGAGATGTTGGATCGACCCACTCCTGGCAAAAGTCCTGAAAGGTTTGCCAAAACGAATGAGTTAGAAAATTCTCTGGCAGATTCAGGTTTAGATGAGGGAAACTGACTTGAAAATCTACTCTCGATTGTTTTTCACCTAAACGACATTCAAATCCAGCAATAGAAAAGGGTGGCAAGATTTGGGCTAATGCTTGGATACGAGATAAGGCTTCGGAAGATACTAACTCAGGGTCAATATGGGGAATAACTACTCTTAGGTAATCTTCCATTGAAGTATTGATACATTGCATTTTGAAATTTTAACCCACGCTTCAATACTATACAGAATAGGGAGAATTTTGAATTGCCAATATTATAAGTGCAATCAAAATTCTCCCATATGTTGAATTATTTTCCAGAGCAAATCTGTCTCTTGAGCTTGGAAAATAATTGCATTAAAAAGCGAAAAAATGGAACATACAAGTAGCTGTAGATGGCGTTTGATATTTGTGGCCGTCCTGCTTTCATCCGGATCGGGATTTAAGTAAAGTTGAGATTTAGCCGTTGATCCCAGGTTTGTGTAACGCCCTCTAGATACATACAGTTAATACACTTCTAATTTTCCTGAATCTTGTTTAAATCGAGCGACAAGATCTTCAATTGTTGGCGGCTTGGCCTGACGTTCGCTTTCTTCGTGGAGCGCTCCCAATACGTCATCATGATTAATATCATAACCACTTTCTTGACCTATTTTTACCGCCAACTCGATAAAACTCTCGAAGTTTGCGGTTGCTTTCAGCCGCTCTTGCAGTGTCGTGTATTTCAGGACGGCTTCTTTAAACTGTTCTAAGCTCTCTCTAGACATATATTTCCTCATTACAGCGATCGAACAACAGCAGTAGATAGTCACTTGAGTTGGCTATCTACTGAATTGTCAATTTTTATACAAAAATTTTACAGAGCATTTAAACGCTCAGGTTTTGAGTATACACTGAATATGGCCTAAATTACGTAATTCGTGATTGTAACATTTAGCAACATCTAGAATGTAAACCCGTACTAGCGTAGAAAGTAGAGCAATCCGATGACAGAACTATACAACCAAGACCTTGAAGATATTGTTAATGGAGCCGCTTTTTTGGGAAGCGGCGGCGGCGGTTCCCTAGAACTGGGCAATCAGCTAGCCAGCTTTATTACTTGTCCTATCCAACTGAAATATATTGAAGAATTGGATGTCCAGGATTGGGGTGCGGTTATCTTAGGCATCAGTGCAGCAGATGCCTCTTTACCAGATAATACCCGTTCTTCAAATGCTTCCCCCAAAGTGTTGCTGAATAAAGAAATGTTTCGTAACCTCAAGACGAATCAGCAAAACCCAATTGAAATTTTGTTTGCAGCTTTTGCAGATTTAGAGAAAGCCTTGCAAATGAAGAAAATTCTAGATCGGAATTTCTCTTACACTCTTACTGTAGAAATAGGTACGGCAAACCTTCTCGCGGCTATGCTGACAGCAAATCGTTATCAAATCCCAATAATTGACGCTGATGGTGCAGCAAGGTCAGTACCAGAACTAAGTCTGTGTTCTTACTGCTGGTCTGATATTGATATTTATCCTTCTACTCTTGCCAATATTAGCTCTGAACAGGAAGAAATTAAAGCGCTGATTTATGCAAAAACTTCTTCAGTGATGGCTCGATTGACAGAAAAACTGGTAGGTACGCAAGAATTTGGCTCTCAAGGTGTGATGGCAACTTATGCGATGAACGGTCAAACGATACGCGATCGCAAACCAGTCATTAAAGGTACGATCACTAAAGCACTGCAAATAGGAACGATTCTCCGCGAAGCTAAACAAAAACAACTCAACCCTATTACAGTATTAATAGACTTTTTAAACAATGGTTGTTCTGCTGATAATAAAAATGCTTTCCTGCTTTTCCAAGGAAAAATAACGGAAGTAAAAGAAGAAGAAGATCCTCGGTTTCAATCCGGAACTTTAACCCTCAGAAATCAAAATAAAGAAGTTCGCGTCGATTATTTAAACGAAAACTTGATTGCTTGGCAAGGTGGCAGACCGATCGCGATGGGGCCAGATCTGATTTGCTATCTCACCCCAGATGGTACACCGCTTACCAATGCGGATAACTTAAAAGATAAAAAAGGGAGTGAGTTAGCTCTCATCGGCTTAAAAGCACCAGAACAATTGCGGCAGGTTTCAATAATTAATGGCTTTTTGGATTTACTCGATCGATTCGGATATAAAGGAGAGTACAAGCCAATTGAGGAATTGCAAAAATAATAGAATGAAAGCGCAGTAGTCAGGGAAAACACCACAATCCCACTACTCGCTACCCAACAAATCATAAAAATGCGATCGTATTCCCTATCTATTGATAGAGGTTGACCTTACACCGACAGACCGATGAATCCTCTACAGATCGGTGCGGAAATAGTAATAGAACACTTCAAATAACTATTTTTGCATTTTAAGCAAAAGAGCAAAGCTGCCTAGTAGAAGGAGAAAGAAAATGATTGTGGGTCAACGAGAACGGGCTGTCGGTATATTTCCCCGATTTGCACAAATGGCAGAAGCACTCAAGCAACTGAAAGAGAGTGGCTTTCCGATCGAGCATATTTCTGTAATTGGTAAACAAAGAAAATATTTGCGTCAATTAGACCCAGCAGTGAGAACTCAAGAAGTTGGCAATCAAGCCGGAAAAGGAGCCAAAACAGGGGCAATTGCTGGTAGTTTAATCGGACTTTTTACGGGTTTATTTGTGGGAATTGGTTTATTAGCAATTCCCGCCATCGGACCGATTATGTTAGCAGGAGCAGCAGAAACTGCGTTTGCAACTACTTTAGCTGGTGGCGCAATTGGTTTAGCTACGGGTACTCTACTAGGGGCATTAATAGGTTTAGGAATTCCAGAAGAAAAAGCGAGAGTTTATCAAGAGCGAATCAAACGTGGTGAATTTTTAATGGTTGTAGATGGGACGGAATATGAAATCCGTCACGCTCAATCTATCTTGATGCCTCTGGGAATTGAAGATTGGGGAGTTTATGATGCGCCAACCGATGAACCTGCTTATGCTACTAATAATGGTCGCGTTGTTGCTCATCGGTAGTAGCTTTGATGGGCGTTGGCAGACAATCTCATCGGGTATTGGCTGATGAGATTGTTATTAAATCATTATTTAATCATCCATATTCGGTTAATTTAAGGAGTAAAAAATGAACAAGTTAACGGCGTTTTTACTAAGTAGCGTTGTTTTAATGGGAGCGGCTGGTTGTAGCGAAGTTGCGAAAACAAGTCCGAATGCGCCCGATTCGGTGGCAGAAGCGCCCAAACAGCTGAACCTTGATGCAGCTTTAAGGAACGAAACTGATGCCACCGATCCCATGAGAAGGGCGCAAGCTAATTCCGATATTCGTGTTCGTGAACAACGCTACAATCTTTTTAGAGATGGTCAAGCCAGGTCTGATGATAATATTAAAAGCGAAGTTCGCAGTAAGTTGGAAGTAAATTTACAAACTGCTCAACTAGCGGTTGACTCGCAAAATGGAGTTGTCACCGTAGCAGGCGCAGTCCAGAACGAATATCACTTGAGTAAAATTGAACCTTTGGCACGCGAAATTCGCGGCGTGAAAGATGTGGTTGTGAAAGCAATTGTATCGCCTGCATTACCAGTAGATGCAAATAACGATCGCTCATAACGCAATTTGCTAGTTATAAGTCTGGCTCTTTCTTAGCCCCCTTAATAAGGCAGAGCTAATTCACGGTCATCAAAGAAAATTAACCCGATGGGGGGATGGGGGGAAAGAGAGTTCAATAATTTTTCCTTTGTTTGTATCATCTCTCCTTCGCAAATCAATTTCTCTGTTTACAATGAATTAGCCCTGCCTTAATAAGGGGGGTTGGGGGGATCTAGATGTAGTAATCACAGCATTAGATCCTTCCTAACTGAATTTAATTAATCATGATTAATTAAATATTTTATTGAAAACCAAAATTTGATTTATTTATAAGTAAGCATCAAAAAATTAAACAGATAAAATTCAGATACATTTCTATTGGTAGAGATCGCATTACATCCAAAGACTGATGGTTGCTTTGATTAAAAATATCACAATTATACATGGGACAAAGCAAAACCGAGTGAGCTTTGATACCGGCACTAGCTGGCAGTCCCTTAATATTAAAAGCTCGTGCAAGGAGGAACAATGGTTTTTGAACGCAACAGACGCGCTGTAGGTGTATTTTCTAACCGTCGAGATTTAGAGAATGCTTTGCATGAATTAAGAGATGCAGGCTTTCCAATGGATAAAGTTTCTGTAATTAGCAAAGATACCAGTACCAATGAAATTGCTGGTAGTGATGTACGAGATGCAGATGATAATAAAGCAGACGATGGTGCTAAAAAGGGTGCGATCGCAGGTGGTACATTAGGCGGTCTTACTGGTTTACTAGTTGGTCTGGGTGCGCTGGCAATTCCTGGTATTGGCCCTGTAATGTTAGCAGGAGCTACCGCTACCGCAATCGCTACAACCCTTTCTGGTACTGCGATCGGTGCGGCTGCTGGTGGTTTGATCGGTGCATTGATCGGGTTGGGAATTCCTGAAGATAGAGCGAGAGTTTATAGCGATCGCGTTTCTCGCGGCGATCATTTAGTAATAGTAGATGGCAGCGATAATGATATCCGCCGTGCAGAAGCAATTTTGAGTAGTCGTGGCATTCAGGAATGGGGTATTTACGATTACGATGCTGGTGCTGATACCTCTGGCGTTAATTACACCCGCGATCGTGATGTGGTTGAACCGAGAGGAGATGTTTCTCATCCGGATGATAAGGTGATCGTAGTTGATCGTCGGACTGAAGTTTAGGCAAATAACTAGTAGCTACTAGGAATTCGTTTTTCGCTCCAAATAACTGACAATATCGTGCTAATTGACTGACAAAAGTTTTTGATTTGGGCATAACTGAGCTTTTCTAACCTTGGATATTAAATTGCTCTGTAGCCAGTTACTTTGTCAGTCATGACGCAATATTGTTGAAGAGTTCGCTTCTCAAATAACCATCATAGAAATTTATACCTTTAGCAAGTGTCAAGGGGAAAAAACCATGAAAAAGCTAACTACATTTATACTCGGTGCTGCTCTACTTTTTGGTACGGCTGCTTGTCAAGACTCTAAAACTAGTACTGATGCTCCTAATGGTGTTAGTACACAGGAAAATGCAGCACCGGTTAGCAATAACCAAGCTACCCAGGCTCCCAGTGCAGAATCCGTGCAAGAAACCCAAAAAGATGCTAAAGGTGAAGTGCGTCGCGATCAATTAAATTCCGATATTCGGGC
It contains:
- a CDS encoding BON domain-containing protein; protein product: MNKLTAFLLSSVVLMGAAGCSEVAKTSPNAPDSVAEAPKQLNLDAALRNETDATDPMRRAQANSDIRVREQRYNLFRDGQARSDDNIKSEVRSKLEVNLQTAQLAVDSQNGVVTVAGAVQNEYHLSKIEPLAREIRGVKDVVVKAIVSPALPVDANNDRS
- a CDS encoding general stress protein, encoding MIVGQRERAVGIFPRFAQMAEALKQLKESGFPIEHISVIGKQRKYLRQLDPAVRTQEVGNQAGKGAKTGAIAGSLIGLFTGLFVGIGLLAIPAIGPIMLAGAAETAFATTLAGGAIGLATGTLLGALIGLGIPEEKARVYQERIKRGEFLMVVDGTEYEIRHAQSILMPLGIEDWGVYDAPTDEPAYATNNGRVVAHR
- a CDS encoding general stress protein; the protein is MVFERNRRAVGVFSNRRDLENALHELRDAGFPMDKVSVISKDTSTNEIAGSDVRDADDNKADDGAKKGAIAGGTLGGLTGLLVGLGALAIPGIGPVMLAGATATAIATTLSGTAIGAAAGGLIGALIGLGIPEDRARVYSDRVSRGDHLVIVDGSDNDIRRAEAILSSRGIQEWGIYDYDAGADTSGVNYTRDRDVVEPRGDVSHPDDKVIVVDRRTEV
- a CDS encoding Nif11-like leader peptide family natural product precursor, giving the protein MSRESLEQFKEAVLKYTTLQERLKATANFESFIELAVKIGQESGYDINHDDVLGALHEESERQAKPPTIEDLVARFKQDSGKLEVY
- a CDS encoding DUF917 domain-containing protein, yielding MTELYNQDLEDIVNGAAFLGSGGGGSLELGNQLASFITCPIQLKYIEELDVQDWGAVILGISAADASLPDNTRSSNASPKVLLNKEMFRNLKTNQQNPIEILFAAFADLEKALQMKKILDRNFSYTLTVEIGTANLLAAMLTANRYQIPIIDADGAARSVPELSLCSYCWSDIDIYPSTLANISSEQEEIKALIYAKTSSVMARLTEKLVGTQEFGSQGVMATYAMNGQTIRDRKPVIKGTITKALQIGTILREAKQKQLNPITVLIDFLNNGCSADNKNAFLLFQGKITEVKEEEDPRFQSGTLTLRNQNKEVRVDYLNENLIAWQGGRPIAMGPDLICYLTPDGTPLTNADNLKDKKGSELALIGLKAPEQLRQVSIINGFLDLLDRFGYKGEYKPIEELQK